In Gossypium raimondii isolate GPD5lz chromosome 12, ASM2569854v1, whole genome shotgun sequence, a single window of DNA contains:
- the LOC105763866 gene encoding protein DETOXIFICATION 34 — protein sequence MEDQLHATPSSTVPLFEVAELHPAPSSLIIEGGDYPQVQSFADVRNILFVESSKIWSIATPIAFNIWCNYGINSFTNIFAGHIGDIELSAVAIALSVVANFSFGFLLGMASALETLCGQAFGAGQIDLLGIYMQRSWIILFAACFALLPLYLYATPLLKLLGQEPGIADLAGEFTLQVMPQMFSLAINFPTQKFLQAQSKVGVLAWIGFAAFVGHILIIFLFVNVFKWGTTGAAVAYDISAWLVALAQLIYVVGWCKDGWSGLSWLAFKDLWSFAKLSIASAVMLCLEIWYFMMIIVLTGHLEDPVIAVGSLSICMNINGWEGMLFIGLNAAISVRVSNELGSGHPRAAKYSVIVIVVQSLLIGLLSALVIMATRNKFAIIFTDSVEMQKGVASLAHLLGITMVLNSVQPVISGVAVGGGWQALVAYINLFCYYIVGLPLGFFLGYHIHFGVEGIWVGMICGTFLQTLILLYIIYQTNWNTEVEQASERMQQWGTELQVSENKGYNFSH from the exons ATGGAGGACCAACTGCATGCTACGCCATCGTCGACGGTACCCCTTTTTGAAGTTGCCGAGCTACATCCGGCACCGTCGAGTTTAATCATCGAGGGAGGGGATTATCCTCAGGTACAAAGCTTTGCGGATGTTAGGAACATATTGTTTGTGGAGTCTTCTAAGATATGGTCTATTGCAACTCCTATTGCGTTCAATATTTGGTGCAATTATGGGATCAACTCCTTCACCAACATTTTCGCGGGTCATATCGGCGATATCGAGTTATCGGCTGTCGCCATTGCTTTGTCGGTCGTCGCGAATTTTTCATTTGGTTTCTTG TTAGGAATGGCGAGTGCACTCGAGACCCTATGTGGGCAAGCATTCGGTGCTGGACAAATAGATTTACTCGGCATATACATGCAACGATCCTGGATAATCTTATTCGCCGCCTGTTTCGCCTTGTTGCCTCTCTACTTATACGCCACCCCACTACTAAAACTCCTCGGTCAAGAACCCGGCATTGCCGACCTCGCCGGAGAATTCACCTTGCAAGTCATGCCCCAAATGTTCTCATTAGCCATCAATTTCCCCACCCAAAAGTTCTTACAAGCACAAAGCAAAGTCGGGGTCTTAGCCTGGATAGGCTTCGCCGCCTTCGTCGGACACATCCTAATCATTTTCCTCTTTGTTAACGTCTTCAAATGGGGTACCACCGGTGCTGCGGTGGCTTATGATATATCAGCTTGGTTGGTTGCTTTGGCTCAGCTTATATATGTGGTGGGTTGGTGTAAGGATGGCTGGTCCGGGTTGTCGTGGTTAGCTTTTAAGGATCTTTGGAGTTTTGCTAAGCTTTCTATAGCTTCGGCGGTGATGCTTTGTTTAGAGATTTGGTACTTCATGATGATAATTGTTCTTACTGGTCACCTTGAAGATCCAGTCATTGCAGTTGGGTCCCTTTCAATATG CATGAACATCAATGGCTGGGAAGGCATGCTATTTATCGGACTAAATGCAGCTATAAG TGTAAGAGtgtctaatgagcttggatcagGCCATCCAAGGGCAGCCAAATATTCAGTGATAGTCATTGTTGTGCAATCTCTTCTGATAGGGTTACTTTCAGCACTTGTAATCATGGCTACGAGGAACAAATTTGCTATCATATTTACAGATAGCGTAGAGATGCAAAAAGGGGTGGCTAGTTTGGCTCATCTTCTTGGCATAACCATGGTGCTAAATAGTGTGCAGCCAGTTATATCAG GTGTTGCTGTGGGAGGAGGTTGGCAAGCCTTGGTAGCTTATATAAACTTGTTCTGCTATTACATTGTTGGCCTCCCACTTGGATTTTTTCTCGGTTATCACATTCATTTTGGGGTCGAG GGAATTTGGGTTGGCATGATTTGTGGGACATTCTTGCAAACATTGATCCTCTTGTACATTATCTATCAAACTAATTGGAACACAGAG gttgAACAAGCATCTGAACGAATGCAGCAATGGGGAACTGAACTGCAAGTCTCCGAAAACAAAGGATATAACTTTTCCCACTAA